In a genomic window of Punica granatum isolate Tunisia-2019 chromosome 6, ASM765513v2, whole genome shotgun sequence:
- the LOC116210908 gene encoding blue-light photoreceptor PHR2-like, whose translation MEPATQFAEIPEANAAEEQQNPLAMAPFATASLSFSLPTALPTTHFFQQPKISALFSGQPAKAKVPTQASSLAHLSLSTAVPIPSKISFKSTISANPLQSPLSLGPHRPLDPNNGAGLRKCSIVLFRADLRVHDNECLNAANNESMSVLPVFCFDPRDYGKSPSSGKGPFQASFMLESVADLRNSLRSRGSDLVVRMGRLEEVLPEMAKAVGADAVYVNREVSKDAVKSEERIEAAMKEEGVEVKYFWGSTLFHVDDLPFKLEDMPSNYGGFREKVQGLEVRKTMAALDQLKGLPKRGDVELGEMPSLADLGVNPIAQEGKAASMLGGESEALQRIKKFAAECQQQPNKGTSSDNIYGANFSSKIAPWLTNGCISPRTMFDELKKTASNAISAAIKPNDGGDGGSNWLMNEFLWRDFFRFVAKKYSSPVGAPTPVGAGALA comes from the exons ATGGAGCCCGCCACCCAATTCGCTGAAATCCCAGAGGCCAACGCCGCCGAGGAGCAGCAGAACCCGCTGGCCATGGCCCCCTTCGCCACCGCCTCCCTCTCCTTCTCATTGCCGACCGCCCTCCCCACCACCCACTTCTTCCAGCAGCCCAAGATCTCCGCCCTCTTCTCCGGCCAGCCCGCTAAGGCCAAGGTCCCCACCCAGGCCTCCTCCCTCGCCCACCTCTCCCTCTCCACCGCCGTCCCCATCCCCAGCAAGATTTCCTTCAAGTCCACCATCTCCGCCAACCCCCTCCAGAGCCCACTCTCCCTCGGCCCCCACCGCCCCCTCGACCCCAACAACGGCGCCGGCCTCCGCAAATGCTCCATCGTCCTCTTCCGCGCCGACCTCCGCGTCCACGACAATGAGTGCCTCAACGCGGCCAACAACGAGTCCATGTCCGTCCTCCCCGTCTTTTGCTTCGACCCCCGGGACTACGGCAAGTCCCCCTCCAGCGGGAAGGGCCCGTTCCAGGCCTCGTTCATGCTCGAGTCCGTCGCGGACCTCCGGAACAGCCTCCGCTCTCGCGGGTCCGACCTCGTCGTACGCATGGGCCGCCTCGAGGAGGTCCTCCCCGAGATGGCCAAGGCCGTCGGGGCCGATGCCGTGTACGTCAACAGGGAGGTGTCCAAGGACGCGGTGAAGTCCGAGGAGAGGATCGAGGCGGCCATGAAGGAGGAAGGAGTCGAGGTGAAGTACTTCTGGGGCAGCACCCTGTTCCATGTCGACGACCTGCCCTTCAAGCTCGAGGACATGCCCTCGAACTATGGCGGGTTCCGGGAGAAGGTTCAGGGCTTGGAGGTGAGGAAGACCATGGCTGCTTTGGACCAGTTGAAGGGCTTGCCCAAGAGGGGCGACGTCGAGCTCGGCGAGATGCCTTCTTTGGCCGATTTGGGTGTTAACCCGATTGCTCAG GAGGGCAAGGCGGCTTCTATGCTTGGAGGAGAGAGCGAAGCCCTGCAGAGGATCAAGAAATTCGCAGCTGAGTGCCAGCAGCAGCCCAACAAGGGTACCAGCAGTGACAACATCTACGGTGCAAACTTCTCCAGCAAGATCGCTCCATGGCTCACAAATGGGTGCATCTCCCCGAGGACCATGTTTGATGAGCTCAAGAAGACTGCTTCCAA TGCAATCTCTGCTGCTATTAAGCCGAATGATGGCGGTGATGGTGGATCCAACTGGTTGATGAATGAATTCTTGTGGAGGGATTTCTTCAG ATTCGTCGCCAAGAAGTACAGTTCCCCAGTCGGTGCTCCAACCCCAGTGGGCGCAGGAGCTCTGGCTTGA